A part of Onthophagus taurus isolate NC chromosome 7, IU_Otau_3.0, whole genome shotgun sequence genomic DNA contains:
- the LOC111423868 gene encoding uncharacterized protein — protein METLVKGPVSEIPNKQFGEYIFEKLSLQTSQKKNLVNAESDDAISVDDFQSKCINTAISLKRYISNDDTIACICENEFLSVVPIIASLYLGSTIALVNPGYKTRELLHNFSLHKPKLVFCKSSILQSVLDVQKELPFVETIILMDDDNQNGFITMHDLMKENTDFDQFKPVKIDQSKGAVILSSSGTSGLPKGVIISYSNLLAAVPYIQQTNYVGMSVDVTFLVLVPLFHIFGLYVTLYGAIFGSKLVFLKTFRPEIFLQTIETHKVNKLTIVPPLAIFMAKSPLVEKYNLSSLEDVLCGAAPLTESVSNLLHSRLNIKVRQLYGLTETGCVAMTTKNSQHTPNAIGNLIPNISVIIKDTDTKEILPISCKGEICVKGATIFKTYINNPEETENSFDENGYFLTGDVGYFDKDGKLYVVDRLKELIKCKGFQVAPAELEGLLLTHSAVKDVAVIGVPDERAGEFPCAVVVKQPGADVTGEELVDFLKGKVAPYKELNGGVYFVDDIPKNANGKIMKREIRKYINEKLLKMNNHIVYGPKVPLIKESLGLYIFNRLKGFNPSDILVVNADTNEGFTVKDVLNKSIKLALTLRKYIKKGDVIAVLCENDNLVIFPLLASMFLGTTIAFVNPVYNSRELSHSLININPKFVFCSQIAVNNFMEIKNELGDIQEVILMERESSGGLRILYEFINNCNDVEIESFKPIDVNTDDDTAMILSSSGTSGVPKGVKVSYKNVYSHIPHFMSKDIILLQPGDSTIILAPVFHIFGLYVTITSIILEAKAVFIKRFKPDLFLTTLQNYKVSTLFVVPPLAIFLAKNPLVLKYDLLSLKDIICGAAPLTHDVLDMVKQRLGIKVRQIYGLTETGIVTCVPPGTTSKPDSSGRVGPNTQVVIKDIESRDILPANQRGEICIKGPNVTNGYFCNDEANHKAFDSDGYFLTGDVGYFDDDGFLFIVDRIKELIKYKGFQVAPAELEGILLKHKAVKDVAVVGKPDDNAGELPTAFVVRRESVNVTPDELAKFVAAQVSTYKQLSGGVQFIDEIPKNPGGKILKKDLKELLL, from the exons ATGGAAACGTTAGTAAAAGGTCCTGTGAGTGAAATaccaaataaacaatttggggaatatatttttgaaaaactttctttacaaacatctcaaaagaaaaacttg gTAAACGCTGAAAGCGATGATGCTATTTCAGTGGACGATTTTCAATCGAAATGTATCAATACAGCAATTTCTTTGAAACGCTACATTAGTAATGATGACACAATAGCTTGTATTTgcgaaaatgaatttttaagtgtTGTTCCAATCATTGCTTCGTTATATTTGGGAAGTACTATCGCTTTGGTGAATCCAGGTTACAAAAcaa GAGAATTACTTCACAATTTTTCATTACACAAACCGAAACTTGTGTTTTGTAAAAGTTCTATTTTACAATCAGTCCTTGATGTTCAAAAAGAATTACCATTCGTGGAAACTATTATCCTTATGGACGATGATAACCAAAATGGATTTATTACCATGCACGATTTAATGAAAGAAAACACTGATTTCGATCAATTTAAACCTGTAAAAATCGACCAATCTAAAGGAGCTGTAATTTTGTCATCCTCCGGAACAAGTGGGTTACCTAAAGGGGTTATAATATCTTACTCAAATCTATTAGCAGCTGTACCATACATTca ACAAACTAATTACGTAGGAATGTCTGTGGATGTAACATTTCTAGTTCTGGTGCCTTTATTTCACATATTTGGTCTTTATGTTACTTTGTATGGTGCTATATTTGGCAGCAAActtgtgtttttaaaaacgtttcggccagaaatttttttgcaaacaaTCGAAACCCATAAAGTTAATAAGCTGACAATTGTACCACCCTTAGCAATATTTATGGCTAAAAGTCCACTAGTggaaaaatacaatttatccAGCCTTGAGGATGTTTTATGTGGTGCTGCTCCATTAACAGAATCGGTTTCGAATTTATTACACTCCAg aCTAAATATAAAGGTGAGGCAATTATATGGATTAACTGAAACCGGTTGTGTAGCAATGACTACAAAAAATTCTCAGCACACACCTAATGctataggaaatttaattccaaatatatcggttattataaaagatACAGATACTAAAGAGATTTTACCAATATCTTGTAAAGGAGAAATTTGTGTAAAAGGggcaacaatatttaaaacatacATTAATAATCCGGAGGAAACAGAAAATTCCTTCGATGAAAATGGGTATTTCCTAACCGGAGATGTTGGTTACTTTGATAAAGATGGTAAACTTTACGTTGTGGATagattaaaagaattaattaagtgCAAAGGATTCCAA gtaGCACCTGCTGAATTAGAAGGACTTTTACTAACTCATTCAGCTGTTAAAGATGTTGCCGTTATTGGTGTTCCAGATGAAAGAGCTGGTGAATTTCCATGTGCTGTGGTTGTTAAACAACCAGGAGCTGATGTGACAGGAGAAGAACTAGTTGATTTCTTAAAAG gaAAAGTGGCTCCTTACAAGGAACTAAATGGAGGAGTTTACTTCGTGGATGACATTCCAAAAAACGCAAatggaaaaataatgaaacgagaaatcagaaaatatattaatgaaaaacttt taaaaatgaataatcaCATAGTCTATGGCCCAAAAGTTccattaattaaagaatcgCTTggtttatacatttttaatagatTAAAAGGATTTAATCCATCTGATATACTGGTG GTGAATGCAGATACAAACGAAGGATTCACTGTAAAGGACGTTTTAAACAAGTCAATCAAATTAGCTCTAACTTTAcgtaaatacattaaaaaaggAGATGTTATAGCGGTtctttgcgaaaacgacaacttggttatatttcccTTATTAGCATCGATGTTTTTGGGAACAACCATAGCTTTTGTTAATCCAGTTTATAATTCGC gTGAATTAAGTCATTCTCTTATAAACATAAatccaaaatttgttttttgttcTCAAATCGCTGTAAATAATTtcatggaaattaaaaatgaattaggAGATATACAAGAAGTTATTTTAATGGAGAGGGAATCATCAGGTGGTCTtcggattttatatgaattcaTAAACAATTGTAATGATGTGGAAATAGAAAGCTTTAAACCGATTGATGTAAACACTGACGATGATACAGCAATGATTTTATCTTCTTCTGGAACATCAGGTGTGCCAAAAGGAGTTaaagtttcttataaaaacGTATATTCTCATATTCCTCATTTTAT gaGTAAAGATATCATTTTATTACAACCGGGAGATTCAACAATAATCTTAGCCCCagtttttcatattttcggtCTTTACGTAACAATAACCTCTATAATTCTAGAAGCGAAAGCAGTTTTTATAAAACGATTCAAAccagatttatttttaacaactttaCAGAACTACAAAGTATCCACATTATTTGTAGTTCCTCCTTTGGCAATATTTTTAGCTAAAAATCCTCTTGTTTTAAAATACGATTTATTAAGCTTGAAAGATATTATATGCGGTGCAGCACCGCTTACTCACGATGTTTTGGATATGGTCAAACAAAGATTAGGAATAAAAGTAAGACAAATATACGGTTTAACAGAAACTGGAATTGTGACTTGCGTTCCTCCTGGAACAACTTCAAAACCCGATAGTTCCGGTCGAGTTGGGCCCAACACCCAAGTTGTAATTAAAGATATTGAGAGTAGAGATATTCTCCCAGCTAATCAACGAGgtgaaatttgtattaaaggGCCTAATGTAACAAATggttatttttgtaatgatgAAGCTAATCATAAAGCTTTTGATTCGGATGGTTATTTTCTTACTGGTGATGTTGGTTATTTTGATGATGATGGTTTTCTATTTATTGTTGATAGAATTAAggagttaataaaatataaaggaTTTCaa gtcGCTCCAGCTGAGCTTGAAggaattcttttaaaacacaaAGCAGTTAAAGATGTAGCCGTTGTTGGTAAACCCGATGATAACGCTGGAGAATTACCAACAGCTTTTGTTGTGAGGCGAGAAAGTGTTAATGTTACTCCAGATGAGCTTGCAAAATTTGTTGCTG CACAAGTTTCAACTTATAAGCAATTATCAGGAGGAGTTCAATTTATAGATGAAATACCAAAAAATCCGGGAGGAAAGatcttaaaaaaagatttaaaagaactgttattataa
- the LOC111423898 gene encoding luciferin 4-monooxygenase-like — translation MNMETLVKLKPKTKTLKKVVVIDTEEPVPGVEDLDAFISPSISSKFSVADFPIRKVNAKDQLAFILFSSGTTGLPKAVALTHYGVSGTLIGLNHPDLVLPIEPDVGLGVLPFFHIYGLYVILQTIIKKKPLMILEHFNPFDYLRCIEKYKIDVVIGVPMLIQFLAKSPVVDDYDLSCVKEATCASAPIGEDTIQELKDRLKLQNVRQAYGCTEAHMLVTISPAVGARPGSVGKVAPGMKMFIRDVKTGESLPAFKEGEICSISDMVMKGYYRNDAATKETFTEDGWLKSGDIGYYDEDGQLYIVDRMKELIKYKGFQVAPAELEAVLMKNKKIADAGVIGKPDKVAGEVPVAFVVKQEDVDLTETEVKNYVAGFLTQRKHLHEVYFVDEIPRTRSGKIMRRELKKILENMMKSKL, via the exons ATGAACATGGAAACGTTGGTTAAGTTAAAACCAAAAacgaaaacgttaaaaaaagtCGTGGTTATCGACACTGAAGAACCAGTTCCCGGAGTTGAAGATTTAGACGCGTTTATTTCACCATCAATTTCATCGAAATTTTCCGTTGCTGATTTTCCAATTAGAAAAGTCAACGCTAAAGATCAATTAGCGTTTATTTTATTCTCTTCGGGCACAACTGGTTTACCGAAAGCAGTTGCTTTAACTCATTATGGTGTTAGTGGTACTCTTATTGGGTTAAA tCATCCAGATTTAGTACTTCCAATTGAACCAGACGTTGGATTAGGCGTCCTTCCATTCTTCCATATTTACGGTTTATACGTCATCCTTCAAACCATCATCAAGAAGAAACCTTTAATGATTCTTGAACATTTTAATCCATTTGATTATTTAAGGTGTattgaaaagtacaaaatcgaCGTCGTTATTGGAGTACCAATGTTGATACAATTTTTAGCTAAAAGCCCTGTTGTTGATGATTACGATTTGTCGTGTGTAAAAGAAGCAACTTGTGCTTCAGCTCCAATTGGTGAAGATACTATTCAAGAACTCAAAGATCGTTTGAAATTACAAAATGTTCGTCAAGCTTATGGTTGTACAGAGGCTCATATGTTGGTTACAATATCTCCAGCGGTAGGAGCAAGACCAGGTTCAGTGGGAAAAGTTGCTCCTGggatgaaaatgtttattagaGATGTAAAAACTGGGGAATCTCTTCCAGCGTTTAAAGAAGGCGAAATTTGTTCGATAAGTGATATGGTAATGAAGGGTTATTACAGAAATGATGCTGCAACTAAAGAAACGTTCACTGAAGATGGTTGGTTAAAATCTGGAGATATTGGATATTACGATGAAGATGGTCAACTTTACATCGTTGACAGAATGAAAGAATTGATTAAATACAAAGGATTTCAAGTGGCTCCAGCAGAACTTGAAGCTGTGTTGATGAAGAACAAAAAGATTGCAGATGCCGGCGTTATTGGTAAACCGGATAAAGTAGCTGGGGAAGTACCAGTGGCTTTTGTTGTGAAACAAGAAGATGTTGATCTCACCGAAACtgaagttaaaaattatgtagCCG GTTTTCTTACTCAAAGGAAACATTTACACGAAGTTTACTTTGTCGATGAAATACCTAGGACTCGATCTGGAAAAATTATGAGAAGGgaattgaagaaaattttgGAGAATATGATGAAATCAAAAttgtaa
- the LOC111423860 gene encoding luciferin 4-monooxygenase-like, translating into MNPAYTTYEFENLFKIVEAKIVFCSEMNLETLLQVKSKSNTIKKLVVIDQQDINNNDAISLEIFLKSSNSNFKVKEINTKEQIAFIMFSSGTTGLPKAVALTHHNVNATLIAIEHPAVGIPQDMGITLGVLPFFHIYGFYQQIQALKKSIPMIVMEHFNPFDYLQCIEKYKLATLIGVPPLINFLAKSPIIDDYDLSSLKDITCGSAPIGEDVLLLVKNRLKLDTVRNAYGSTEAHMVIATTPLGSTINKSVGKIATATTLCIRDIETGKNLPANQHGEICTKSEMMMKGYYKNETATKESFTEDGFLKSGDIGYYDEDGYIYVVDRLKEFIKYKGFQVAPAELEAVLMKNEKIADVGVVGKPDQAAGEIPIAFVVKAEGVDLSEDEVKKYLEQFLSKHKYLHAVYFVDVIPRTPSGKIIRRELKGLLKKLTECKL; encoded by the exons ATGAATCCAGCTTACACTActt atGAATtcgaaaatctttttaaaatcgtcgaagcaaaaattgtattctgtTCAGAGATGAATTTAGAAACGTTATTGCAAGTGAAATCGAAatcaaatacaataaaaaagctTGTCGTTATTGATCAACAAGACATTAACAACAACGATGCTATTtcattagaaatttttttgaaatcgtcAAActctaattttaaagttaaagaaaTCAACACTAAAGAGCAAATTGCTTTTATAATGTTTTCATCTGGAACGACTGGATTACCAAAAGCTGTTGCTTTAACACATCATAACGTGAATGCTACATTAATTGCAATTga GCATCCAGCAGTGGGAATACCTCAAGATATGGGAATCACTCTCGGAGTTCTTCCTTTCTTTCACATTTATGGTTTCTATCAACAAATACAAGCtctcaaaaaatcaattcCAATGATCGTTATGGAACATTTTAACCCATTTGATTACTTACAAtgtatagaaaaatataaactgGCGACATTAATCGGAGTTCCACCACTCATTAACTTCTTAGCCAAAAGTCCAATAATCGACGATTATGATTTATCCAGCTTAAAAGACATTACTTGTGGATCCGCACCGATTGGTGaagatgttttattattagtcaaaaatagattaaaattagATACCGTTCGAAATGCGTACGGTTCAACTGAAGCTCATATGGTTATTGCAACAACACCGTTAGGATCTACAATTAATAAATCTGTTGGCAAAATTGCAACAGCTACAACTCTCTGCATCAGAGATATAGAAACTGGAAAAAATTTACCAGCAAATCAACACGGAGAAATTTGCACTAAAAGTGAAATGATGATGAAaggttattataaaaacgaaaCTGCCACTAAAGAATCGTTTACTGAAGATGGTTTCTTAAAATCAGGTGATATCGGGTATTATGACGAAGATGGCTATATATACGTTGTTGATAGATTAAAAGagtttattaaatacaaaGGATTTCAAGTAGCTCCGGCTGAACTTGAAGCTGTACTGatgaaaaatgagaaaattgcTGATGTTGGAGTGGTTGGAAAACCTGATCAAGCAGCTGGGGAAATCCCTATtgcttttgttgtaaaagcgGAAGGCGTCGATTTAAGTGAAGATGaggtaaagaaatatttagagCAATTTTTGAGCAAACACAAATATCTTCATGCTGTTTATTTTGTGGATGTTATCCCACGTACACCATCCGGGAAAATAATAAGACGGGAACTAAAaggtttattaaagaaattaacagAGTGtaaattataa
- the LOC111423867 gene encoding luciferin 4-monooxygenase-like, with the protein MILTFPTTNRHVKSQKGTKLHLPVPKVNVGHLLHDELKKRNSNDIAFKSYLTNESNSVGEIFNNSLKLAQALTDSGLTSDDLIAINTHNHVNYPIIVLAALYTGIPLALMNPAYTAYELENLFKIVEPKVVFCSKINLETLLTAKSKSDTIKKVVVIDELKDKIDNKDVTMLEKFLECSNTNFKIKQVNTKEHIAFIMFSSGTTGLPKAVVTTHHNINATLIAIQHPSMGTLPLDMKTVLGVLPFFHVFGFYQQLQAIQKSIPMIVMEHFNPLHYLRCIEKYKLWSLTAVSPLVNYLAKTPSIDEHDLSNLTDIVCGSAPIGEDILLLVKNRLKLNDVRIVYGTTEAHMIIATTPPGSTNIKSVGKIGIATTLCIRDVETGRNLPANHQGEICTKSEMMMKCYYKNETATKEAFTEDGYLKSGDIGYYDEEGYIYIVDRLKEFIKCKGFQVSPSELEAVLITNKKIADVGVIGKPDESAGEVPIAFVVKVGGVNLSQEEVKEYLAGILSKHKQLYDVYFVDEIPRTSSGKIIRRELKRLLNKMTQSKL; encoded by the exons ATGATTTTGACCTTTCCGACGACAAATCGTCATGTAAAAAGTCAAAaag gGACGAAACTTCATCTACCTGTTCCCAAGGTTAACGTTGGACATCTTTTACATGACGAattgaagaaaagaaatagTAATGATATTGCTTTT aaaagtTATCTTACAAATGAATCGAATTCTGTtggagaaatttttaataattctttaaaattagcGCAAGCTCTTACTGATTCAGGACTTACAAGCGATGATTTAATAGCAATAAACACTCATAATCATGTTAATTATCCCATAATTGTTTTAGCAGCTTTATATACTGGAATTCCGTTAGCTTTGATGAATCCAGCTTACACAGCCT atgaacttgaaaatctttttaaaattgtagaaccaaaagttgttttttgcTCGAAGATAAATTTAGAAACGTTGTTGACAGCAAAATCTAAATCAGACACAATTAAAAAGGTTGTTGTTATTGATGAATTAAAAGACAAAATCGATAACAAAGATGTTACTATGTTAGAAAAGTTCTTAGAATGCTccaatacaaattttaaaattaaacaagttaACACTAAAGAGCACATTGCCTTTATTATGTTTTCATCTGGAACTACTGGTTTGCCCAAAGCTGTTGTTACCACACATCACAATATAAACGCAACATTAATTGCTATACA ACATCCATCAATGGGAACTTTACCTCTCGATATGAAAACCGTTCTCGGAGTTCTTCCGTTTTTCCACGTTTTTGGTTTTTACCAACAATTACAAGCTATTCAAAAATCAATACCGATGATCGTCATGGAACATTTTAATCCTCTTCATTATTTACGATGTATTGAGAAATACAAATTATGGAGTTTAACAGCAGTTTCCCCACTTGTAAATTACTTGGCTAAAACTCCGAGTATTGATGAACATGATTTGAGTAATTTAACAGACATTGTTTGTGGATCAGCTCCTATTGGAGAAGATATTTTACTATTGGtgaaaaatagattaaaattaaacgacGTTCGTATTGTTTATGGCACCACTGAAGCCCATATGATCATTGCAACAACTCCGCCAGGATCTACAAATATAAAATCAGTTGGAAAAATTGGAATCGCTACAACTCTTTGTATTAGAGATGTGGAAACTGGAAGAAACTTACCAGCAAATCACCAAGGAGAAATTTGTACAAAAAGTGAAATGATGATgaaatgttattataaaaacgaaaCAGCCACAAAAGAAGCTTTTACTGAAGATGGTTATTTAAAATCTGGCGATATTGGTTATTACGATGAAGAAGGTTACATATACATAGTTGATAGATTGAAAGAGTTTATTAAATGCAAAGGATTTCAAGTATCTCCATCTGAACTTGAAGCAGTATTGAtaactaacaaaaaaattgcggATGTTGGTGTTATTGGAAAACCTGATGAAAGTGCTGGGGAGGTTCCTATTGCTTTTGTTGTGAAAGTTGGCGGAGTTAACCTGAGCCAAGAAGAAGTAAAAGAATACTTAGCTGGAATTTTGAGTAAACATAAACAACTTTATGATGTTTATTTTGTGGATGAAATACCACGAACATCATCTGGGAAAATAATAAGACGCGAActtaaaagattattaaataaaatgacacAGTCTAAATTGTAA
- the LOC111423855 gene encoding luciferin 4-monooxygenase-like — MSEENIFSGGKRQLPTSQVNTGVELLEALKKRDKNFIIFEDVETGETITVGELIENACQLSKRLTDFIGKSGNIIAVASENNVNYFTVVLAALFSGVPVALLDPNYTIYELRTILSITKPALVFCSLKQIPKYTKVLVTYRSIRKLVVIDSKDDGKQFDSLRTFTERSTTISNFTIKDVNIKKETAFILFSSGTTGLPKGVMLSHFSINTTMVMAGDPTIKSPTKADITLGLLPIYHVYGLFVVIMSILEDRKVVLLKKFEPQLFLKTIQNYKITRLAVVPPLVQFLLNNPLIEKYDLSSLQEIGSGASMLPEKSRTEAIKKFNLKYFRVGYGLTESGLSVSSMPYNTPRPGSVGKLYPGISAVIKDLRTGKNLPPYSQGEICIKADSVMQGYYGNPQATKNSFTKDGWLKTGDLGYFDEDGYLYIVDRLKEVIKYKGFQIAPAELEAILLTHPKIQDAGVVGKPDDKAGELPTAFVIKKSGAKLTENEVKFYVAGFVKREKHLHGGVIFLDELPRMSSGKLKRKDLKALLNNPKSKL; from the exons atgtcagaagaaaacattttttccggTGGAAAGCGCCAATTACCAACATCACAAGTTAACACTGGGGTCGAATTGCTTGAAGCTTTAAAGAAACGAGATAAAAACTTCATTATATTC gaAGATGTGGAAACTGGTGAAACTATTACAGTTGGAGAACTTATAGAAAATGCCTGTCAATTATCAAAACGCTTAACTGATTTTATTGGAAAATCAGGAAATATAATTGCGGTTGCCTCTGAAAATAACGTGAATTATTTCACTGTTGTATTAGCGGCTTTATTTAGTGGTGTCCCTGTTGCCCTATTAGATCCAAATTACACAATTT ATGAACTTCGCACAATTTTAAGCATCACTAAACCAGCCttagttttctgttctttaaaacaaatccCAAAATACACGAAAGTTTTAGTAACTTATCGATCAATAAGAAAATTAGTGGTTATCGATTCAAAAGATGATGGAAAACAATTTGATTCTCTTCGAACGTTTACCGAACGTTCCACaacaatttctaattttacaattaaagatgtcaacattaaaaaagaaaccgctttcattttattttcttctggaACAACTGGTTTACCAAAAGGTGTAATGCTGAGTCATTTTAGTATTAACACCACGATGGTTATGGCTGGAGATCCAACAATTAAATCACCAACAAAAGCCGATATCACATTGGGTTTACTACCGATTTACCATGTTTATGGTTTATTCGTCGTTATCATGTCTATACTAGAAGATAGAAAAGTtgtgttgttaaaaaaatttgaaccgcagttatttttgaagacaattcaaaattataaaataacacGCTTGGCTGTAGTTCCACCACTTGTTCAGTTCTTATTGAATAATCCTTTAATTGAGAAATATGATTTATCAAGCTTACAAGAAATTGGAAGCGGCGCTTCTATGCTTCCAGAGAAATCTCGAACGGAagctataaaaaaatttaacttaaaatattttcgcgTTGGTTATGGTCTTACTGAATCAGGATTAAGTGTTTCTTCAATGCCTTATAATACACCTAGACCAGGATCGGTTGGTAAATTATACCCAGGAATTTCAGCTGTTATCAAAGATTTAAGAACTGGGAAAAATTTGCCACCTTATAGTCAAGGCGAAATATGCATTAAAGCTGATAGTGTCATGCAAGGATATTACGGAAATCCGCAAGCCACCAAAAATAGTTTCACTAAAGATGGATGGTTAAAAACTGGTGATCTTGGATATTTTGATGAAGACGGATATCTATATATTGTTGATAGATTAAAAGaagttattaaatataaaggaTTTCAA atCGCTCCAGCTGAACTAGAAGCTATTTTATTAACTCACCCAAAGATTCAAGACGCGGGGGTTGTTGGTAAACCCGACGATAAGGCGGGAGAATTACCAACAgcttttgtaattaaaaaaagcggTGCCAAATTAACAGAAAAtgaagttaaattttatgtagCAG GATTTGTTAAACGTGAAAAACATTTACATGGAGgagtaatttttttggatGAATTACCGAGGATGAGTTctggaaaattaaaaagaaaagatttgaAAGCTTTACTAAACAATCCTAAATCTAAACTATAA
- the LOC111423926 gene encoding luciferin 4-monooxygenase-like, with the protein MEKFVLKGPDYTNPIPDESIASFLHPFFVQNIDNGDLFTDVDNNKNLTYREFFTKICRCAEAMKNIGIKKGDVVTISSENDVNYFVPIFGALYIGAIVVPTNFTYTEFELLHSLKTIKPNIVFCSSNSLETFLGIKKDFPAIKKLVVIDTEDKLEGSESLEAFINSNSPQIDPITYKAVPVNAKEDVAFILFSSGTTGLPKAVMITHWNYNARTNLQFEKSIMREVAGKNVLGILPFFHAYGLSIGMGVAIPGKKIIVVKYFDPLTYLKLIQDYKMEILFAVPPLMHFLAKSPIVDEFDLSGLKEIICGAGALTESVENAVKKRLKVNSIRQGFGMTETTLGVTFTPVEAFRPGSCGKLLPGISAIVRDPETGKLLGPNAAGELCFKGPVIMKGYYNNPEANKEIFTEDGWLKTGDIGYYDNDGFFFIVDRLKELIKYKGFQVAPSELEGILLTNPKIKDAAVIGKPHERDGEHPLAFVVKQDDVELTENEVINYVAGFVSKRKQLHGGVIFTDDIPKNPSGKILRRELRELIKKKMSKL; encoded by the exons ATggaaaagtttgttttaaaaggaCCAGATTATACTAATCCCATACCCGATGAATCCATTGCGTCTTTTCTTCACCcattttttgttcaaaatatcGACAATGGAGATCTATTT actGACGTcgacaacaacaaaaatctCACATATAGAGAATTTTTTACAAAGATATGCCGTTGTGCAGAGGCAATGAAAAACATTGGGATCAAAAAAGGAGATGTCGTCACTATAAGCAGTGAAAACGATGTTAATTATTTCGTTCCAATTTTCGGTGCTTTATATATTGGTGCAATTGTTGTTCCTACTAATTTCACCTACACTGAAT TTGAACTTCTTCATTCATTAAAGACGATCAAACCAAACATCGTTTTTTGTTCGAGCAATTCTTTGGAAACTTTTCttggaataaaaaaagattttccgGCCATCAAAAAATTAGTGGTTATCGATACTGAAGATAAACTTGAAGGTTCTGAGTCTTTAGAAGCGTTTATAAACTCAAATAGTCCTCAAATTGATCCGATCACTTACAAAGCTGTTCCTGTAAATGCGAAGGAAGATGtagcttttattttattttcttctggcACAACAGGATTACCAAAAGCTGTTATGATAACTCATTGGAATTATAACGCCAGAACCAATCTACAATT TGAAAAATCAATAATGAGAGAAGTCGCAGGTAAAAACGTTCTTGGAATCTTACCATTTTTTCACGCATACGGTTTGTCTATTGGAATGGGGGTCGCCATAccaggaaaaaaaataatcgttgttaaatattttgacCCATTAAcgtatttgaaattaattcaaGATTACAAAATGGAAATACTTTTTGCCGTACCACCTTTAATGCACTTTTTAGCTAAAAGCCCTATTGTTGATGAATTTGATTTATCTGgactaaaagaaattatttgcgGGGCTGGTGCCTTAACAGAATCGGTGGAAAATGCTGTGAAGAAACGTTTAAAGGTAAATTCAATAAGACAAGGTTTTGGTATGACTGAAACAACCCTTGGCGTTACTTTCACCCCTGTGGAAGCCTTCAGACCGGGCTCTTGTGGAAAATTACTACCGGGAATATCTGCCATTGTTAGAGATCCAGAAACTGGGAAATTATTAGGACCTAACGCTGCCGGCGAACTTTGTTTCAAAGGTCCCGTAATCATGAAAGGTTATTACAACAACCCCGAagcaaataaagaaattttcacTGAAGACGGATGGTTAAAAACCGGCGATATCGGTTATTACGACAATGACggcttcttttttattgttgaccgattaaaagaattaattaaatacaaagGATTCCAAGTCGCACCTTCAGAATTAGAAGGAATTTTATTGACGAATCCCAAGATTAAAGATGCGGCTGTTATTGGTAAACCACACGAAAGAGATGGCGAACATCCTCTGGCTTTTGTAGTTAAACAAGACGATGTTGAGTTAACAGAAAATGAGGTCATAAATTATGTGGCag GTTTCGTTTCTAAACGGAAACAATTGCATGGTGGAGTTATTTTTACTGATGATATTCCGAAAAATCCTAGtggtaaaattttaagaagGGAACTCAgggaattaattaaaaagaaaatgtctaaattgtaa